From a region of the Hemitrygon akajei chromosome 16, sHemAka1.3, whole genome shotgun sequence genome:
- the LOC140740281 gene encoding F-box/LRR-repeat protein 12-like — MGGAMVSGRRRNSVDPSRLVAQFKEAGGGAGFGPFSGRRMLSFTLCLRLKMAAVLCEIATLNSLPENVLVEILSYLSTRDLLRISRVCKRWRRLAYDKGLWKDVNLTPYKVNSRILWHLVRHYLGGTLRTLRIKGVLHSVKKNESLTEALLLEIGKRCPNLTELRLIEMNLRGINYECLPPSLLSLELTHCEIPLHWFRAATAANGTRVPPRIKNLEVDNVPNFSDQHLQNLASRTALKVLILSGTYRVTDSGIEKSAECLSEVVHLKLHGCNISDESLRHIARHLTQLRTLDLTNFCSMTDAGLACLGDLRSLQSLCFEYCDQITVEKLLAVCTGLPSLAKLNLNGNPYSEGDLQRIRQSLPNCTVTNDFPAIDSVPKF; from the exons ATGGGGGGCGCTATGGTCTCCGGCCGACGGCGGAACTCCGTGGATCcgagccggctggtggcgcagttcAAGGAGGCCGGCGGCGGGGCGGGATTTGGGCCCTTCTCCGGAAGGCGGATGTTGTCGTTCACTTTGTGTCTCCGGCTGAAAATGGCTGCGGTGTTATGCGAAATTGCGACGCTGAACTCGCTGCCCGAGAACGTGCTAGTGGAGATCCTGTCCTACTTGTCCACCCGGGACCTGCTCCGTATCAGCAG AGTTTGCAAAAGATGGAGAAGATTAGCTTATGACAAAGGACTCTGGAAAGATGTTAATTTAACCCCATACAAG GTAAACTCAAGGATACTCTGGCACCTGGTCAGACATTACCTGGGTGGAACTCTGAGGACCCTGAGAATCAAAGGTGTCCTCCATTCTGTCAAGAAGAATGAGTCGCTAACTGAAGCCTTGCTGTTGGAGATCGGAAAACGCTGTCCAAACCTGACTGAGCTGCGGCTGATTGAAATGAACTTGCGGGGCATTAATTATGAATGCCTGCCTCCTTCACTGCTCAGTCTGGAGCTGACACATTGTGAGATTCCCTTGCATTGGTTCAGGGCTGCGACTGCCGCCAATGGGACCCGTGTTCCGCCTCGCATCAAGAACCTGGAAGTGGACAACGTCCCCAACTTCTCGGaccagcacctgcagaaccttGCATCCCGTACAGCACTGAAGGTACTGATCCTGTCAGGCACGTACAGAGTCACTGACTCAGGCATCGAGAAGTCAGCTGAGTGCCTGTCTGAGGTGGTCCACCTCAAGCTTCACGGCTGCAACATCTCCGACGAGTCGCTGCGCCACATTGCTCGGCATCTGACACAGCTCCGCACTTTGGACCTCACGAACTTCTGTTCTATGACTGACGCGGGCCTGGCCTGTCTCGGTGACCTGCGCTCACTGCAGTCCCTCTGCTTTGAGTACTGTGACCAGATCACTGTTGAGAAGCTCTTGGCTGTCTGCACCGGCCTTCCGTCCCTGGCAAAACTCAACCTGAACGGGAATCCCTACTCCGAGGGGGACCTGCAGAGAATCCGACAGAGCTTGCCGAACTGCACTGTTACCAACGATTTCCCTGCCATAGATTCTGTGCCTAAGTTTTAA